From a single uncultured Fibrobacter sp. genomic region:
- a CDS encoding TIGR02147 family protein yields MKPITEYQDYRRYMQDYYDERKRVSSFSWREFARSAGFSSPTYLKLVCEGKTRLSLAGAENVGAALHLAGFELDYFKSMVAYCHAETDLEKKKAFETMLELARNNKVKIVDGEAFKYFESWVHSVVRELAPVMPGAKPLDIARRCCHEVTAGEVRESLDFMVKNGLLKKEGEAYVQVDRHLKGTSAVMPVALRTMHREMAEFAKDAIDKFPPSERNFTGLIMGLSAEDYKQILQELDACRKKIARIALNSRGTERVYRLNLQLFPLTWEEDK; encoded by the coding sequence GTGAAACCAATTACAGAGTACCAAGACTATCGGCGGTATATGCAAGACTATTACGACGAGCGTAAGCGCGTTTCGTCGTTTTCGTGGCGTGAATTCGCTCGTTCAGCAGGCTTTTCGTCGCCGACGTATTTGAAATTGGTTTGTGAAGGTAAGACCCGCCTTTCTTTGGCTGGGGCCGAGAATGTAGGGGCCGCTTTGCATTTGGCTGGCTTTGAGTTGGACTATTTCAAGTCCATGGTTGCTTATTGCCATGCAGAAACGGATCTGGAAAAAAAGAAAGCCTTCGAGACCATGCTGGAACTGGCAAGGAACAACAAGGTAAAAATTGTCGATGGCGAAGCCTTCAAGTATTTTGAATCGTGGGTTCATTCTGTCGTGAGAGAATTGGCTCCGGTCATGCCCGGTGCAAAACCTCTTGATATCGCAAGGCGATGCTGCCACGAAGTGACGGCAGGCGAGGTTCGCGAATCGCTTGACTTTATGGTGAAAAACGGTCTCCTCAAAAAGGAAGGCGAAGCCTATGTGCAAGTAGACCGGCACTTGAAGGGAACATCGGCAGTAATGCCGGTTGCTTTGCGAACCATGCACCGAGAAATGGCGGAATTTGCCAAGGATGCTATAGACAAGTTTCCTCCCTCCGAAAGAAATTTTACGGGCCTTATCATGGGCCTTTCTGCCGAAGATTATAAACAAATTTTGCAGGAACTGGATGCTTGCAGGAAAAAGATTGCACGTATAGCTTTGAATAGTCGGGGCACGGAACGTGTTTATAGACTGAATTTACAGTTGTTCCCGCTGACGTGGGAGGAGGACAAATAA